A part of Acidimicrobiales bacterium genomic DNA contains:
- a CDS encoding acetolactate synthase large subunit, translated as MVNGAQALIRTLVGSGVDTCFTNPGTSEMHFVAALDTVPRMRAVLGLFEGVVTGAADGYGRMAGRPATTLLHLGPGLGNGLANLHNARRAHTPVVNVVGDHATYHRRFDAPLQSDIESIARGVSGWVCASTHAGRVAADAAAAVAAAAGPPGQVATLILPADVSWDEAGAPAPPVAVPGPQPVPADVVAAVAAALRSEEPAALLLGGAAVRRRGLEAAGRVSAASGARLLAETFPARLERGAGLPAVDRLAYLAEFAQMQLDGLRHLVIADARAPVSFFAYPGKASDLVPDGCAVHVLGGPADDAVGALEALAEALGAPPEPARQPAARPPRPSGPLTAQTIAAAVGAVLPEGAIISDEGNTSGLFLAGATAGAPPHDLLTLTGGAIGQGLPVALGAAVACPDRPVLALEADGSAMYTLQALWTMAREGLDVTTLVLNNRSYAVLDMELGRVGAEPGPVATGLFDLSHPPLDFVRLAQGMGVPASRAETAEDLADRLERALAEPGPTLIEAVLPRAF; from the coding sequence ATGGTGAACGGCGCCCAGGCCCTCATCCGCACGCTCGTCGGCTCCGGCGTCGACACGTGCTTCACCAACCCCGGCACGTCCGAGATGCACTTCGTGGCAGCCCTCGACACGGTCCCGCGGATGCGCGCGGTGCTCGGGCTCTTCGAGGGCGTGGTCACGGGTGCGGCCGACGGCTACGGCCGCATGGCCGGCCGCCCGGCGACCACGCTGCTCCACCTCGGCCCGGGGCTCGGCAACGGCCTGGCCAACCTCCACAACGCCCGGCGGGCCCACACGCCGGTCGTCAACGTCGTGGGCGACCACGCCACGTACCACCGGCGCTTCGACGCCCCGTTGCAGTCCGACATCGAGAGCATCGCGCGGGGCGTGTCGGGCTGGGTCTGCGCCTCGACCCACGCCGGGCGGGTGGCGGCCGATGCGGCGGCCGCCGTGGCAGCCGCGGCCGGGCCGCCCGGGCAGGTGGCCACCTTGATCCTGCCGGCCGACGTCTCCTGGGACGAGGCCGGCGCGCCCGCACCACCGGTGGCGGTGCCGGGCCCGCAGCCCGTCCCCGCCGACGTGGTCGCCGCCGTCGCCGCCGCCCTCCGCTCCGAGGAGCCCGCCGCACTGCTGCTGGGCGGGGCGGCCGTGCGCCGACGCGGGCTGGAGGCGGCCGGGCGGGTCTCGGCGGCCAGCGGGGCCAGGCTGCTGGCCGAGACGTTCCCGGCCCGCCTCGAGCGGGGGGCGGGGCTCCCGGCCGTCGACCGCCTGGCGTACCTGGCCGAGTTCGCCCAGATGCAGCTGGACGGGCTGCGCCACCTGGTGATCGCCGACGCCAGGGCCCCGGTGTCGTTCTTCGCGTACCCCGGCAAGGCCAGCGACCTGGTGCCCGACGGGTGCGCGGTCCACGTGCTGGGCGGGCCGGCCGACGACGCCGTGGGGGCCCTCGAAGCCCTGGCCGAGGCCCTGGGCGCACCGCCGGAGCCCGCCCGGCAGCCCGCGGCCAGGCCGCCCCGGCCCTCCGGCCCGCTGACGGCCCAGACCATCGCCGCCGCCGTCGGTGCCGTGCTGCCCGAGGGGGCGATCATCTCCGACGAGGGCAACACCTCGGGGCTGTTCCTGGCGGGCGCCACGGCCGGCGCCCCTCCGCACGACCTGCTCACGCTCACCGGGGGCGCCATCGGCCAGGGGCTCCCGGTGGCCCTCGGCGCCGCGGTCGCCTGCCCCGACCGGCCCGTCCTGGCCCTCGAGGCCGACGGGAGCGCCATGTACACGCTGCAGGCCCTGTGGACCATGGCCCGCGAAGGACTCGACGTCACGACCCTCGTCCTGAACAACCGGTCCTACGCCGTGCTCGACATGGAGCTGGGTCGGGTGGGAGCGGAGCCGGGTCCGGTCGCCACCGGCCTGTTCGACCTGTCGCACCCGCCCCTCGACTTCGTGCGGCTCGCCCAGGGCATGGGTGTGCCGGCGAGCCGGGCCGAGACGGCCGAGGACCTCGCCGATCGGCTCGAGCGGGCCCTCGCCGAGCCCGGGCCGACGCTCATCGAGGCGGTGCTTCCCCGGGCGTTCTGA
- a CDS encoding FAD-binding oxidoreductase — MAGTAQLLIDIVGDANVLTDGEIADDYTHDEALTAEHRAPAAVVKPASTAEVAAVLRVANELGVPVTARGSGTGLSGACVAAPGGLLLSLERMSSILEVDTENHVAVVQPGVTLDELDDAIAPHGLVYPVYPGENSASLGGNVATNAGGMRAVKHGVTRHHVLGLEAVLATGEVIRAGGRFVKATSGYDLTQLLIGSEGTLAVVTEITLKLHPRLAHQATVLAPFRTLGEVTAAVPRIVDSAVQPLILEYVDQLAMAATTADVGLDLGIPEEVRDAALAYLFVVVEGSRADRLDEDVLAVSGLLLELGAIDAYVLPPHAGAQLLEAREKAFWMAKQAGADDIIDVVVPRASIPDYLASVSALAAEHGAIVAGAGHAGDGNVHLAVFQPDPEARSRLLRGIFETGMALGGAISAEHGIGTEKMPYFLQLEDPVKLDLMRRIKAAFDPKGILNPGTLLG, encoded by the coding sequence ATGGCCGGCACCGCCCAGCTCCTGATCGACATCGTCGGCGACGCCAACGTGCTCACCGACGGCGAGATCGCCGACGACTACACGCACGACGAGGCGCTCACGGCCGAGCACCGGGCCCCCGCGGCCGTGGTCAAGCCGGCCTCGACCGCCGAGGTCGCGGCCGTGCTGCGGGTCGCCAACGAGCTGGGCGTCCCCGTGACCGCCCGCGGCTCGGGCACCGGTCTGTCAGGGGCGTGCGTCGCGGCGCCGGGGGGGCTGCTCCTGTCCCTGGAGCGGATGAGCTCGATCCTCGAGGTCGACACCGAGAACCACGTGGCCGTCGTCCAGCCCGGCGTCACCCTCGACGAGCTCGACGACGCGATCGCGCCCCACGGGCTCGTCTACCCCGTCTACCCGGGCGAGAACAGCGCGAGCCTCGGCGGCAACGTCGCCACCAACGCCGGCGGGATGCGGGCCGTGAAGCACGGCGTGACCCGACACCACGTGCTCGGCCTCGAGGCGGTGCTCGCCACCGGTGAGGTGATCCGCGCCGGCGGCCGCTTCGTGAAGGCCACGAGCGGCTACGACCTCACCCAGCTGCTCATCGGGTCGGAGGGCACGCTGGCCGTGGTGACCGAGATCACCCTGAAGCTGCACCCCCGGCTGGCCCACCAGGCGACGGTGCTGGCGCCGTTCAGGACGCTGGGCGAGGTCACCGCAGCGGTCCCCCGCATCGTCGACAGCGCGGTGCAGCCCCTGATCCTCGAGTACGTCGACCAGCTCGCCATGGCGGCCACCACCGCCGACGTCGGCCTCGACCTGGGGATCCCCGAGGAGGTGCGCGACGCCGCGCTGGCGTACCTGTTCGTGGTGGTCGAGGGGAGCCGGGCGGACCGCCTCGACGAGGACGTGCTGGCCGTGAGCGGGCTGCTCCTCGAGCTCGGGGCCATCGACGCGTACGTGCTGCCACCCCATGCCGGCGCCCAGCTGCTCGAGGCCCGTGAGAAGGCCTTCTGGATGGCCAAGCAGGCCGGGGCCGACGACATCATCGACGTGGTGGTGCCGCGAGCCTCGATCCCCGACTACCTGGCGTCGGTGTCGGCGCTGGCCGCCGAGCACGGCGCCATCGTGGCCGGTGCCGGCCACGCCGGCGACGGCAACGTGCACCTCGCCGTCTTCCAGCCCGATCCCGAGGCTCGCAGCCGGCTGCTGCGCGGCATCTTCGAGACCGGGATGGCCCTCGGTGGCGCCATCTCGGCCGAGCACGGCATCGGGACGGAGAAGATGCCCTACTTCCTCCAGCTCGAGGACCCGGTGAAGCTCGACCTCATGCGCCGCATCAAGGCGGCGTTCGACCCCAAGGGCATCCTCAACCCCGGCACCCTGCTGGGCTGA
- a CDS encoding DUF2237 domain-containing protein, which produces MARNVLGGDLQTCGTQPLTGFYRTGCCDTGSDDTGVHVVCARVTAEFLAFSKAQGNDLSTPVPRYGFPGLVPGDRWCLCAARWKEALDAGCAPPVVLEATHAGALEWATLDELRAHAADG; this is translated from the coding sequence ATGGCGAGGAACGTGCTGGGCGGCGACCTGCAGACCTGCGGGACGCAGCCGCTGACGGGCTTCTACCGCACCGGCTGCTGCGACACCGGCTCGGACGACACGGGCGTGCACGTCGTGTGCGCCCGCGTGACGGCGGAGTTCCTGGCGTTCTCGAAGGCGCAGGGCAACGACCTCTCGACGCCGGTGCCCCGGTACGGCTTCCCCGGGCTGGTGCCGGGTGACCGCTGGTGCCTCTGTGCCGCCCGCTGGAAGGAGGCCCTGGACGCCGGGTGCGCCCCCCCGGTGGTGCTGGAGGCGACCCATGCCGGAGCCCTCGAGTGGGCGACCCTCGACGAGCTGCGCGCCCACGCCGCCGACGGGTGA
- a CDS encoding cytochrome P450, which produces MTVSEAGRVFTSPAAYADEAYFHEACTILRREDPVHWVDVEGFRPFWALTRHADVFEIETKHEIFLNAPRPILGPEEGDIRRDEQGDLLRTLIHMDEPDHRFYRGLASDWFLPKNLKKLEPRLQELARRSVDQMQELGGECDFFQDVAMHYPLQVILSILGLPESDYPRMLKLTQEMFGSADPDLQRGQDMDDLIAVITDFFAYFTALTAERRAHPTDDLASVLANATKDGEYLGDMELISYYVIAATAGHDTTSSAIGGGMRALLEHPDQLARLKDDLSLMSTAVDEMIRWVTPVKQFMRTATVDHDLRGTRIEAGQAVLLSYPSANRDEEVFGNPFTFDVGRFPNKHLAFGFGIHYCLGAMLARMEMKALYEELLPRLEWIEPAGEPAMMQTLFVGGPKRVPIRYGVRPGA; this is translated from the coding sequence ATGACCGTGAGCGAGGCCGGACGGGTCTTCACGTCGCCGGCGGCCTACGCCGACGAGGCGTACTTCCACGAGGCCTGCACGATCCTGCGGCGGGAGGACCCCGTGCACTGGGTCGACGTCGAGGGGTTCCGCCCCTTCTGGGCGCTGACCAGGCACGCCGACGTGTTCGAGATCGAGACGAAGCACGAGATCTTCCTGAACGCCCCCCGCCCGATCCTCGGCCCCGAGGAGGGCGACATCCGCCGCGACGAGCAGGGCGACCTGCTCCGCACCCTGATCCACATGGACGAGCCCGACCACCGCTTCTACCGGGGGCTGGCCTCGGACTGGTTCCTCCCCAAGAACCTGAAGAAGCTCGAGCCGCGCCTGCAGGAGCTGGCCCGCCGCTCCGTCGACCAGATGCAGGAGCTGGGCGGCGAGTGCGACTTCTTCCAGGACGTGGCCATGCACTACCCCCTGCAGGTGATCCTGTCGATCCTCGGGCTGCCCGAGAGCGACTACCCGCGGATGCTGAAGCTCACCCAGGAGATGTTCGGGTCGGCCGACCCCGACCTGCAGCGCGGCCAGGACATGGACGACCTGATCGCCGTCATCACCGACTTCTTCGCGTACTTCACGGCGCTCACGGCCGAGCGACGCGCCCACCCCACCGACGACCTCGCCTCCGTCCTGGCCAACGCCACCAAGGACGGCGAGTACCTGGGCGACATGGAGCTGATCTCCTACTACGTGATCGCGGCGACGGCGGGCCACGACACCACCAGCTCGGCGATCGGCGGCGGGATGCGGGCGCTGCTCGAGCACCCCGACCAGCTGGCACGCCTGAAGGACGACCTGTCGCTCATGAGCACCGCGGTCGACGAGATGATCCGGTGGGTCACCCCGGTGAAGCAGTTCATGCGCACCGCCACCGTCGACCACGACCTGCGCGGCACCAGGATCGAGGCCGGCCAGGCGGTGCTCCTCTCGTACCCCTCCGCGAACCGCGACGAGGAGGTGTTCGGCAACCCGTTCACCTTCGACGTGGGCCGGTTCCCCAACAAGCACCTGGCCTTCGGCTTCGGGATCCACTACTGCCTCGGAGCCATGCTCGCCCGCATGGAGATGAAGGCCCTCTACGAGGAGCTGCTCCCCCGCCTCGAGTGGATCGAGCCGGCGGGCGAGCCGGCCATGATGCAGACCCTGTTCGTGGGCGGCCCCAAGCGCGTGCCGATCCGCTACGGGGTCCGTCCGGGCGCCTGA
- a CDS encoding histidine phosphatase family protein: MAPGTAERGLASAHPFGARRRDHAPVRRHLFLLRHAKSSWDDPALPDHDRPLAPRGEKAVRRLREHLRQIGAHPDLVICSSARRTTETLAGIRQALPEDAEISIEQDVYLADADTLLGCLRRIDPHVRSVLLVGHNPGTEDLAVSLVGTGAAEPRALLAERFPTAALAHLTFDVSWADLAPGTARLVGFFVPRPPRPST, from the coding sequence ATGGCCCCAGGAACCGCAGAGCGCGGCCTCGCCTCGGCTCATCCCTTCGGTGCCCGGCGGCGCGACCATGCTCCCGTGCGCCGCCACCTGTTCCTCCTCCGCCATGCCAAGTCGAGCTGGGACGACCCTGCACTTCCCGACCACGACCGACCGCTGGCGCCCCGCGGCGAGAAGGCCGTGCGACGGCTCCGCGAGCATCTCCGCCAGATCGGCGCCCACCCTGATCTGGTGATCTGCTCGTCGGCCCGCCGAACGACCGAGACGCTGGCGGGAATCCGGCAGGCGTTGCCCGAGGATGCCGAGATCTCCATCGAGCAGGACGTGTACCTGGCGGACGCCGACACCCTGCTCGGCTGCCTCCGTCGAATCGACCCTCATGTCCGGAGCGTCCTGCTCGTGGGTCACAACCCGGGGACGGAGGACCTGGCGGTCTCGCTCGTCGGTACGGGCGCAGCCGAGCCCCGTGCACTGCTCGCCGAGAGGTTCCCCACGGCTGCCCTGGCCCACCTGACGTTCGACGTGTCGTGGGCTGATCTCGCGCCCGGGACTGCTCGCCTCGTCGGGTTCTTCGTGCCCCGCCCGCCGAGGCCGAGCACCTGA
- a CDS encoding CBS domain-containing protein produces MQVTRLLRGKGTYVFTVSSDAVVREVVANLTLHGVGALVVSDDGRSIAGIVSERDVVRRLHEEGPAILDARVADIMTTEVHTCSPDDDVEQLMALMTEQRVRHVPVVVEGELAGIVSIGDVVKSRIGELESERKALVEYITWPR; encoded by the coding sequence ATGCAGGTCACCAGGCTGCTCCGCGGCAAGGGCACGTACGTCTTCACGGTGTCCTCGGACGCCGTCGTCCGAGAGGTCGTGGCCAACCTGACGCTGCACGGGGTCGGCGCGCTCGTCGTGTCCGACGACGGCCGCTCCATCGCCGGCATCGTGTCCGAGCGCGATGTCGTGCGCCGCCTGCACGAGGAGGGCCCCGCCATCCTCGATGCCCGGGTGGCCGACATCATGACCACCGAGGTGCACACCTGCTCCCCCGACGACGACGTCGAGCAGCTGATGGCACTGATGACCGAGCAGCGGGTGCGCCACGTGCCCGTCGTCGTGGAGGGCGAGCTGGCCGGGATCGTCAGCATCGGCGACGTCGTCAAGAGCCGGATCGGCGAGCTCGAGTCCGAACGGAAGGCCCTCGTCGAGTACATCACCTGGCCCCGGTAG
- a CDS encoding enoyl-CoA hydratase/isomerase family protein, translating to MAYQHLLVGREGPIATITLNRPETRNALARDVMLELTDALVDVGRGDARGVILAATGPVFSAGHSFADLRGAGLGEVRRLFQVCTEMMDTVQSIPQPVLAKVHALATAAGCQLVATCDLAVAADDAAFCIPGGRGGLFCHTPLVAVARNIGRKRALEMAMTGDPVDARTAAEWGLVNRVVPAGELDHAALDLITRATRGSALSKGLGKQGFYAQIDLDQPKAYAYAIELMSSASQTADAQEGISSFLEKRPARFGDR from the coding sequence ATGGCCTACCAGCACCTCCTCGTGGGCCGGGAGGGGCCGATCGCCACGATCACCCTGAACCGACCCGAGACGCGCAACGCGCTGGCGCGCGACGTGATGCTCGAGCTCACCGACGCGCTGGTCGACGTCGGCCGCGGCGATGCCCGAGGCGTGATCCTCGCCGCCACCGGGCCGGTGTTCTCGGCCGGGCACAGCTTCGCCGACCTGCGGGGCGCCGGCCTCGGGGAGGTCCGCCGGCTGTTCCAGGTGTGCACCGAGATGATGGACACCGTCCAGTCGATCCCTCAGCCGGTGCTGGCCAAGGTGCACGCGCTGGCGACGGCCGCCGGCTGCCAGCTGGTGGCCACCTGCGATCTCGCCGTCGCCGCCGACGATGCCGCGTTCTGCATCCCGGGCGGCAGGGGCGGGCTGTTCTGCCACACGCCTCTCGTCGCCGTGGCGCGCAACATCGGCCGCAAGCGGGCGCTGGAGATGGCCATGACCGGTGACCCCGTCGACGCCCGCACGGCCGCCGAGTGGGGGCTCGTGAACCGGGTGGTGCCGGCGGGAGAGCTCGACCACGCGGCCCTCGACCTCATCACCCGGGCGACCCGCGGGTCGGCGCTGTCGAAGGGGCTCGGCAAGCAGGGCTTCTACGCGCAGATCGATCTCGACCAGCCGAAGGCGTACGCGTACGCCATCGAGCTGATGTCGTCGGCGAGCCAGACCGCCGACGCCCAGGAGGGCATCTCGTCGTTCCTGGAGAAGCGTCCGGCCCGGTTCGGCGACCGCTGA
- a CDS encoding cytochrome P450 → MEPRLELDLLDPHFWQRNPHEELRWARRHEPVYRDERNGLWGITRHADVVDVERRSGLFVSGQGYRVNWFPDEQNMIAQDDPRHRQQRMLVQHLFTRAAARGREEEFRTLVTELVDAFIERGELEVIDELAAQLPARLTCRLLGFPEERWRDVKSWSERLMRTDMQMRDGTVFTEFVHANLEFVAAMQEAVPERLGCPRDDLLSIWVNATIDGQPLPPEAVVHETGLFIAGGAETTRTLISHGLRAFCDAPDQWEQLAANPDLAPAAVEELIRWVTPLNNFFRRAVADAEVGSQPVGAGDRLMLIYPSANRDEAVFHDPYRFDITRSPNPHVSFGFGTHLCLGSNFARVELQVLFTELSRRLTGLRPITEPDVEPNIFARAVRSFRLGFTAR, encoded by the coding sequence ATCGAGCCCCGCCTCGAGCTCGACCTGCTCGATCCGCACTTCTGGCAGCGCAACCCCCACGAGGAGCTGCGCTGGGCCCGGCGGCACGAGCCCGTGTACCGCGACGAGCGCAACGGGCTGTGGGGGATCACCCGCCACGCCGACGTCGTCGACGTGGAGCGGCGCTCCGGCCTGTTCGTGAGCGGCCAGGGCTACCGGGTCAACTGGTTCCCCGACGAGCAGAACATGATCGCCCAGGACGACCCCCGTCACCGCCAGCAGCGGATGCTCGTGCAGCACCTGTTCACCAGGGCGGCAGCCCGGGGCCGCGAGGAGGAGTTCCGCACCCTCGTCACCGAGCTGGTCGACGCGTTCATCGAGCGGGGCGAGCTCGAGGTGATCGACGAGCTGGCCGCGCAGCTCCCTGCCCGCCTCACGTGCCGGCTCCTCGGCTTCCCCGAGGAGCGCTGGCGCGACGTCAAGAGCTGGTCGGAGCGGCTCATGCGCACCGACATGCAGATGCGCGACGGCACGGTGTTCACCGAGTTCGTGCACGCGAACCTCGAGTTCGTGGCGGCCATGCAGGAGGCGGTGCCGGAGCGCCTCGGCTGCCCCAGGGACGACCTGCTCTCGATCTGGGTGAACGCCACGATCGACGGCCAGCCCCTCCCACCGGAGGCCGTCGTCCACGAGACCGGCCTGTTCATCGCCGGGGGCGCGGAGACCACCCGGACGCTCATCTCGCACGGGCTCCGGGCGTTCTGCGACGCCCCCGACCAGTGGGAGCAGCTGGCCGCCAACCCCGACCTGGCCCCGGCCGCGGTCGAGGAGCTCATCCGCTGGGTGACGCCGCTCAACAACTTCTTCCGCCGGGCCGTGGCCGATGCCGAGGTGGGCAGCCAGCCCGTCGGTGCCGGCGACCGGCTCATGCTGATCTACCCGTCGGCCAACCGCGACGAGGCCGTGTTCCACGATCCCTACCGGTTCGACATCACCCGCAGCCCCAACCCCCACGTCTCGTTCGGCTTCGGCACGCACCTCTGCCTCGGGTCGAACTTCGCCCGCGTCGAGCTGCAGGTGCTGTTCACCGAGCTGAGCCGGCGCCTCACCGGGCTCCGGCCGATCACCGAGCCCGACGTGGAGCCCAACATCTTCGCCCGGGCCGTGCGCTCGTTCCGGCTGGGGTTCACGGCGCGCTGA
- a CDS encoding VOC family protein: protein MPVTGFHHVAYACRDLAATHRFYDELLGMPLVHTEVKQLGDGFFRHVFFDTGDGTSIAFFDVHGVGERPGWSAAISTGNGLPVWVNHVAFGADPARQEAVRARMAAAGVEPLMEVDHGWCHSLYYLDPNGIMVELCRDTPGFEPDPETARSRLGSTESTDESRLVG, encoded by the coding sequence GTGCCCGTCACCGGCTTCCACCACGTGGCCTACGCCTGCCGCGACCTGGCCGCGACCCACCGCTTCTACGACGAGCTGCTCGGGATGCCACTCGTCCACACCGAGGTGAAGCAGCTGGGCGACGGCTTCTTCCGCCACGTGTTCTTCGACACCGGCGACGGCACCAGCATCGCCTTCTTCGACGTCCACGGGGTGGGCGAGCGACCCGGCTGGTCGGCGGCGATCTCCACGGGCAACGGGCTGCCGGTCTGGGTGAACCACGTCGCCTTCGGGGCCGACCCGGCGCGCCAGGAGGCGGTGCGGGCTCGGATGGCGGCCGCCGGGGTCGAGCCGCTGATGGAGGTCGACCACGGCTGGTGCCACTCGCTCTACTACCTCGACCCCAACGGGATCATGGTCGAGCTGTGCCGCGACACCCCGGGCTTCGAGCCCGATCCGGAGACGGCGCGGAGCCGCCTCGGGTCGACCGAGTCGACCGACGAGTCACGCCTCGTCGGCTGA
- the nudC gene encoding NAD(+) diphosphatase encodes MTAAFEPLLEPPPDHRGDTVWVCVRGTSVLLADPDDAGLRVGARHFLGLLHGHAWWAADAGPAAAPDVDAGEGFLPLMALYGRVPEDQWVMAGRGLQLVEWERTHRFCGRCATPTEAAGGERARRCPACGLLAFPRLAPAVIVLVERGDEVLLARGRQFPIPLYSCLAGFVEPGETLEHAVQREVREEVGVELADVRYAASQPWPFPHSLMIGFTARWASGDIRIDETEIIDAQWFTADTLPAIPPRLSIARHLIDQWLDRADPADRTVPSVRNQP; translated from the coding sequence GTGACCGCTGCCTTCGAGCCCCTCCTCGAGCCGCCCCCCGACCACCGTGGCGACACGGTCTGGGTGTGCGTGCGCGGCACCTCGGTGCTGCTGGCCGACCCCGACGACGCGGGCCTCCGGGTCGGGGCCCGCCACTTCCTGGGCCTGCTCCACGGCCACGCCTGGTGGGCGGCCGACGCCGGCCCCGCCGCCGCCCCCGACGTCGACGCCGGCGAGGGGTTCCTCCCGCTCATGGCCCTGTACGGGCGCGTGCCGGAAGACCAGTGGGTGATGGCCGGGCGGGGCCTGCAGCTCGTGGAGTGGGAGCGGACGCACCGCTTCTGCGGTCGCTGCGCCACGCCGACCGAGGCCGCCGGCGGCGAGCGGGCCCGTCGGTGCCCGGCCTGCGGCCTGCTGGCGTTCCCCCGGCTCGCGCCGGCGGTCATCGTGCTGGTCGAGCGGGGAGACGAGGTGCTGCTGGCCCGGGGCCGCCAGTTCCCCATCCCCCTGTACTCGTGCCTGGCCGGGTTCGTGGAGCCGGGTGAGACGCTGGAGCACGCCGTGCAGCGGGAGGTGCGCGAGGAGGTCGGCGTGGAGCTCGCCGACGTGCGCTACGCGGCCAGCCAGCCCTGGCCGTTCCCGCACTCGCTGATGATCGGGTTCACCGCCCGCTGGGCGTCCGGCGACATCCGGATCGACGAGACCGAGATCATCGACGCCCAGTGGTTCACGGCCGACACCCTCCCCGCCATCCCGCCCCGGTTGTCCATCGCCCGCCACCTCATCGACCAGTGGCTCGACCGGGCCGACCCCGCCGACCGGACGGTACCGTCCGTCCGCAACCAGCCCTGA
- the mmsA gene encoding CoA-acylating methylmalonate-semialdehyde dehydrogenase, which translates to MEHIGHWIGGRRVDGTSGRAGPVFDPATGEQRAEVALASTAEVDAAVAAAAAAFPAWRATSLARRSEVLFRVRELLDAGRSELAAAVSAEHGKVPADAAGEVARGIENVEFACGVPHLLKGAYSEQAAGGVDVYSIRQPLGVVAGITPFNFPAMVPMWMFANAIACGNTFVLKPSEKDPSASLFLAALLRDAGVPDGVFNVVQGDRVAVDRILEHPDIAAVSFVGSTPVARHVYETGTRHGKRVQALGGAKNHMVVLPDADVDLAADAAVSAAYGSAGERCMAVSVVVAVGAVADPLVDAITARLGEVRVGPGTDPDSEMGPLITREHRDRVAAYLDQAHEQGAVVVADGRLGHVERPGFFLGVSLVDHVQPHMGVYRDEIFGPVLSVVRVASYDDAVRLVNDNPYGNGAAVFTRDGGAARRFQFDAVAGMVGVNVPVPVPVAYYSFGGWKASLFGDTHVYGPDGVHFCTRTKVVTSRWPDPATSTVDLGFPQNR; encoded by the coding sequence ATGGAGCACATCGGCCACTGGATCGGGGGCCGCCGGGTCGACGGCACCTCGGGTCGCGCCGGTCCCGTGTTCGACCCGGCCACCGGCGAGCAGCGGGCCGAGGTGGCCCTCGCCTCCACCGCCGAGGTCGACGCCGCGGTCGCCGCCGCCGCAGCCGCGTTCCCCGCGTGGCGGGCCACCTCGCTGGCCCGCCGGTCCGAGGTCCTGTTCCGCGTGCGCGAGCTGCTCGACGCCGGGCGGTCCGAGCTGGCCGCGGCCGTCTCCGCCGAGCACGGGAAGGTGCCCGCCGATGCCGCCGGCGAGGTCGCCCGGGGCATCGAGAACGTGGAGTTCGCCTGCGGGGTCCCCCACCTCCTGAAGGGCGCGTACAGCGAGCAGGCCGCCGGCGGGGTCGACGTGTACTCGATCCGCCAGCCGCTCGGCGTGGTGGCGGGCATCACCCCGTTCAACTTCCCGGCGATGGTGCCCATGTGGATGTTCGCCAACGCCATCGCCTGCGGCAACACGTTCGTGCTCAAGCCGTCCGAGAAGGATCCCTCGGCCTCGCTGTTCCTGGCGGCCCTGCTCCGCGATGCCGGGGTCCCGGACGGGGTCTTCAACGTGGTGCAGGGCGACAGGGTCGCCGTCGACCGCATCCTCGAGCACCCCGACATCGCGGCCGTGAGCTTCGTGGGCTCCACCCCGGTCGCCCGCCACGTCTACGAGACCGGCACCCGCCATGGCAAGCGCGTGCAGGCCCTGGGGGGCGCCAAGAACCACATGGTGGTGCTGCCCGACGCCGACGTCGACCTGGCCGCCGACGCGGCCGTGAGCGCGGCCTACGGCTCCGCCGGCGAGCGGTGCATGGCCGTCTCGGTGGTGGTGGCCGTGGGGGCGGTGGCCGACCCGCTCGTCGACGCCATCACCGCCCGCCTGGGCGAGGTGCGGGTGGGGCCCGGCACCGACCCCGACAGCGAGATGGGCCCGCTCATCACGCGCGAGCACCGCGATCGGGTGGCGGCCTACCTCGACCAGGCGCACGAGCAGGGTGCGGTCGTCGTCGCCGACGGCCGCCTCGGCCACGTCGAGCGGCCCGGCTTCTTCCTCGGCGTGTCCCTCGTCGACCACGTCCAGCCGCACATGGGCGTGTACCGCGACGAGATCTTCGGCCCGGTGCTCTCGGTGGTCCGCGTCGCGAGCTACGACGACGCCGTCCGCCTGGTGAACGACAACCCGTACGGCAACGGTGCCGCGGTCTTCACCCGCGACGGCGGGGCGGCCCGGCGGTTCCAGTTCGACGCGGTCGCAGGCATGGTCGGCGTGAACGTCCCCGTTCCCGTCCCGGTCGCCTACTACTCCTTCGGTGGGTGGAAGGCGTCGCTGTTCGGCGACACCCACGTGTACGGCCCCGACGGCGTCCACTTCTGCACGCGCACCAAGGTGGTCACGAGCCGCTGGCCCGACCCGGCCACCAGCACCGTCGACCTCGGCTTCCCGCAGAACCGCTGA